One stretch of Lachnospiraceae bacterium oral taxon 096 DNA includes these proteins:
- a CDS encoding precorrin-8X methylmutase codes for MLEEIEVVAPEKIEERSMEIITASMKPERLAFYTEKELKVVKRCIHTSADFDYEDNMIFKNHAVESGMQAISHGACIITDTTMAASGINKKVASEFGASVHCFIGDEKIAKLARERQVTRASVCMEEGARLAKESPVIFAIGNAPTALIRLYELIQNGELRPALVIGAPVGFVNVVESKNLIKKLDVPMIVADKRKGGSNVAAAIVNALLYQCK; via the coding sequence ATGTTAGAGGAAATTGAAGTTGTTGCACCAGAAAAAATAGAGGAAAGAAGTATGGAGATTATCACAGCCTCTATGAAACCAGAACGATTGGCCTTTTATACAGAAAAAGAATTAAAAGTGGTAAAGCGCTGTATTCATACAAGTGCTGATTTTGACTATGAAGACAATATGATCTTTAAAAATCATGCTGTGGAGTCAGGGATGCAAGCAATTTCACATGGTGCCTGTATTATTACAGATACAACGATGGCGGCCTCGGGAATCAATAAGAAGGTGGCCAGTGAATTTGGGGCAAGTGTACATTGCTTCATTGGCGATGAGAAAATTGCGAAATTAGCAAGAGAAAGACAGGTGACAAGGGCGAGTGTTTGTATGGAAGAGGGAGCAAGACTTGCCAAGGAAAGCCCCGTAATTTTTGCTATTGGCAATGCACCGACAGCTCTGATTCGATTGTATGAGTTGATTCAAAATGGAGAGTTGCGACCTGCTCTTGTGATTGGAGCACCAGTGGGATTTGTGAATGTGGTTGAGTCAAAGAATTTAATAAAAAAACTAGATGTGCCAATGATTGTTGCCGACAAGCGAAAGGGCGGCAGCAATGTGGCAGCGGCCATTGTGAATGCATTGTTGTATCAATGTAAATAG
- a CDS encoding cobyric acid synthase → MAKTIMIQGTMSNSGKSFVTAGLCRIFAQDGYKVAPFKSQNMALNSYITADGLEMGRAQVMQAEAAGIAPDVRMNPILLKPTSSMGSQVIVGGKVFGNMRAMDYYAKKKQFIPYILKAYESLARENDIIVIEGAGSPAEINLKQDDLVNMGLARMVDAPVLLVGDIDRGGVFASLYGTVKLLEQSEQERIRGLIINKFRGDKNILLPGLAMIEELLKKPVIGCIPMEEIDIDDEDSLSTRLQRTRAGDGVDVAVILFPHISNFTDFNVLERVPGISLRYVQRAEEVNNPDFLILPGTKNTMEDLLWLRQKRMEEEIFRLHQRKVPVMGICGGFQMLGQWLYDPDQVESGGVMRGLGLLDSETIFKNQKTRTQITGKIIDTLPLFQGIEKVQGYEIHMGRTKNLGGCREWIQLEDGRCDGLSNKEKTVFGSYLHGIFDTPKLARLLAVNLNPQAKTMDFEEENYKEEQYNRLADLLRNSLDMKKIYQILG, encoded by the coding sequence ATGGCAAAAACAATCATGATTCAGGGAACAATGTCTAATTCAGGGAAGAGCTTTGTGACGGCTGGGCTATGTCGGATATTTGCTCAGGATGGCTACAAGGTTGCTCCTTTTAAGTCACAGAATATGGCATTAAATTCCTATATTACAGCAGATGGATTGGAAATGGGGCGTGCTCAGGTGATGCAGGCAGAGGCCGCAGGTATTGCCCCAGATGTGCGAATGAATCCCATATTACTAAAGCCAACCAGCTCTATGGGAAGTCAAGTGATTGTCGGTGGCAAGGTATTTGGCAATATGAGGGCAATGGACTACTATGCCAAGAAAAAGCAGTTTATTCCGTATATTCTAAAGGCCTATGAGAGTTTGGCAAGAGAGAATGATATTATTGTGATTGAAGGGGCTGGCTCCCCAGCAGAAATCAATTTAAAGCAAGATGATCTTGTCAATATGGGTTTGGCAAGGATGGTCGATGCCCCAGTACTATTGGTGGGAGATATTGACCGAGGCGGTGTATTTGCTTCGTTGTATGGAACCGTCAAGTTGCTTGAGCAAAGTGAGCAAGAGAGAATTCGGGGATTGATTATTAATAAATTTAGAGGGGATAAAAATATTCTTCTTCCAGGCCTAGCCATGATAGAAGAACTGTTAAAAAAGCCAGTGATTGGTTGCATTCCCATGGAAGAAATTGATATTGATGATGAAGATTCTTTATCCACCCGATTGCAAAGGACAAGAGCAGGGGATGGTGTGGATGTGGCAGTGATTTTGTTTCCTCATATCTCTAATTTTACCGATTTTAATGTCTTAGAGCGAGTGCCAGGGATTAGTCTTCGCTATGTGCAAAGGGCAGAAGAAGTGAACAATCCAGATTTTTTGATTTTGCCAGGGACAAAGAATACGATGGAAGATCTTTTGTGGTTGAGGCAAAAAAGGATGGAGGAAGAAATCTTTCGATTACATCAAAGAAAAGTGCCGGTTATGGGAATTTGTGGTGGTTTTCAAATGCTGGGACAGTGGCTGTATGATCCAGATCAAGTCGAAAGCGGAGGTGTGATGCGAGGACTTGGACTATTAGATAGCGAGACTATATTTAAAAATCAAAAGACAAGGACACAGATTACAGGGAAGATTATTGACACATTGCCACTATTTCAGGGGATAGAAAAAGTTCAAGGCTATGAAATTCATATGGGCAGGACAAAAAATCTTGGTGGTTGTAGGGAGTGGATTCAATTGGAAGATGGCCGCTGTGACGGTTTGTCAAATAAAGAGAAAACTGTATTTGGAAGCTATTTACATGGCATTTTTGATACACCAAAATTGGCAAGGTTACTGGCTGTCAATTTAAATCCACAGGCAAAGACGATGGATTTTGAGGAAGAAAATTATAAGGAAGAACAGTATAATCGTTTGGCGGATTTGCTAAGGAATTCCTTGGATATGAAAAAGATTTATCAAATTTTAGGATAG
- a CDS encoding ABC transporter permease: MALTTLFGNLEQGCIYAILALGLFIAFRILNLPDLTVDGSFVTGLAYSCVWTVAGHPLIGILMGTIGGLLAGVVTGIFHTKLKVHEILAGILTMTGLYSINLMIMRGSPSIAFVSGEKTMFSFIEGKIFAGGVDIGKLVVLIVVVVVLIVILDVFLKTQPGLSLRATGDNEAMVRSSSINTDVMKIFGFALCNMIVALSGAIYAQYNKSGNVGVGTGMLVLGLASIIIGETAVGKRGMLRHLIAVAVGAVIYRLILAIAFQLGLPASNLKLFAAIIVVGAISIPLIKPYIEKRRKRHARN, translated from the coding sequence ATGGCATTAACAACATTATTTGGCAATCTGGAGCAAGGGTGCATCTATGCCATATTGGCTCTTGGTCTCTTCATTGCCTTTCGAATTTTAAATTTGCCAGATCTTACCGTAGATGGCAGTTTTGTTACAGGTCTTGCCTATAGCTGTGTTTGGACAGTAGCAGGACATCCGTTGATTGGCATATTGATGGGAACCATTGGTGGATTGCTGGCTGGTGTGGTGACGGGAATATTTCACACCAAGTTAAAGGTTCATGAAATTTTGGCAGGAATTTTGACGATGACGGGGCTGTATTCAATTAACTTAATGATTATGAGAGGAAGTCCGAGTATTGCCTTTGTCAGTGGGGAAAAGACGATGTTTTCCTTTATTGAAGGAAAGATTTTTGCTGGTGGTGTGGACATCGGGAAATTAGTTGTGTTGATTGTAGTTGTTGTAGTGTTGATTGTCATTCTTGATGTATTTTTAAAGACACAGCCAGGACTTTCTCTGCGTGCAACAGGAGATAATGAAGCGATGGTGCGCAGCTCCAGTATCAATACAGATGTGATGAAGATTTTTGGATTTGCCCTTTGTAATATGATTGTGGCTCTTTCTGGTGCAATCTATGCACAGTACAATAAATCAGGAAATGTTGGTGTGGGAACAGGAATGTTGGTTCTTGGTCTGGCTAGTATTATTATTGGGGAGACAGCTGTTGGAAAAAGAGGAATGCTTCGCCACTTAATTGCCGTGGCTGTGGGAGCAGTGATCTATCGCTTGATTTTGGCTATTGCCTTCCAGCTTGGGTTGCCAGCAAGTAATTTAAAGTTATTTGCAGCCATCATTGTGGTTGGAGCCATTAGTATTCCACTAATCAAGCCATATATAGAGAAAAGGAGAAAGCGTCATGCTAGAAATTAA
- a CDS encoding DUF4317 domain-containing protein, with protein sequence MIKTEVLEIKKQLSKSESVITKLCGCYVDAEKNIKLISKEAFYRLEDEDSFKYEEIFRKTLSGNLGKQLVNIDFPLDAEKEGGAQAFLLKLRDSDLDDDTLLEEFYHKVIACYDYPENYYIILIDLRYDVPGKGSDKIKMEDASEEVFHAILCSICPVKLSKASLSYHEEVGRMENRVRDWVVEAPMTGFLFPSFNDRSTDLHSVLYFSRKPESLKEAFVEEMFGAGCPMPAIEQKETIQNLMQTALGEDCDYEVISTVHEKIVERIEQNASDPNPLVLTKQDMVKIMSDSGASEEAIVAYEKNEEADIEVLAENVVDRKKFEIKRPGIAIKADAEHMQLISTKVIDGKKCLVIVVDDNVEVNGIFVKSV encoded by the coding sequence ATGATTAAGACAGAGGTATTGGAAATCAAGAAGCAATTGTCAAAGAGTGAAAGTGTGATTACAAAGCTTTGTGGTTGCTATGTGGATGCAGAAAAGAATATCAAATTGATCTCTAAGGAAGCATTTTATCGCTTGGAAGACGAGGATAGCTTTAAGTATGAGGAAATTTTTAGAAAGACATTGTCTGGAAATTTAGGAAAACAGCTTGTTAACATTGATTTTCCACTCGATGCAGAAAAAGAGGGTGGAGCTCAGGCATTTCTTTTGAAGTTGAGAGACAGCGATTTAGACGATGATACACTCTTAGAAGAATTCTATCATAAGGTTATTGCCTGTTATGACTATCCAGAAAATTACTACATTATCCTTATTGATCTTCGCTATGATGTTCCAGGAAAGGGCAGTGATAAAATCAAGATGGAAGATGCCTCAGAAGAAGTTTTTCATGCGATTTTGTGTTCGATTTGTCCAGTAAAATTGTCAAAGGCATCTCTTTCATACCACGAAGAAGTGGGAAGGATGGAAAATCGTGTGAGAGACTGGGTTGTTGAGGCGCCTATGACTGGATTTTTGTTCCCATCTTTTAACGATCGCTCAACAGATCTTCATTCGGTACTCTATTTTTCTAGAAAGCCAGAGAGCTTAAAGGAAGCTTTTGTTGAGGAAATGTTTGGGGCAGGTTGTCCGATGCCAGCCATTGAGCAGAAGGAGACCATTCAAAATTTGATGCAAACGGCCTTGGGAGAGGATTGTGATTACGAAGTGATTTCAACTGTGCACGAAAAGATTGTGGAAAGAATTGAGCAAAATGCAAGTGATCCGAATCCCTTAGTGCTCACAAAGCAGGATATGGTAAAGATTATGTCAGATAGTGGTGCCAGTGAAGAAGCGATTGTGGCGTATGAAAAAAATGAAGAGGCAGACATTGAAGTTCTGGCAGAAAATGTGGTTGATCGCAAGAAATTTGAGATTAAGCGTCCAGGTATTGCCATTAAGGCAGATGCAGAGCATATGCAGTTGATTAGTACGAAGGTGATTGACGGGAAAAAATGCCTTGTGATTGTGGTGGATGACAATGTTGAGGTCAATGGAATTTTTGTAAAGAGCGTGTGA
- a CDS encoding ATP-binding cassette domain-containing protein: protein MLEIKDLNVIFNKDTVNEKHALCDLSLKLEDGDFVTVIGSNGAGKSTLLNSIAGNIDVDSGRIYNNGRDITYEKEYKRARYIGRLYQDPLKGTAPHMTIEENLGLAFSRGKRMRLGFGVRKSDRVYFKEVCKKLGLGLETRLTSEVGLLSGGQRQALTLLMATLETPELLLLDEHTAALDPKTSHQIMEITREIVEKNHITTLMITHNIPNALEYGNKTLVMNKGSILTILSGEERKKMGVQDIMNLYSTTEEGLSDRMILS, encoded by the coding sequence ATGCTAGAAATTAAGGATTTAAATGTCATATTTAATAAGGACACAGTCAATGAAAAGCATGCACTCTGTGACTTATCTCTAAAGCTTGAAGATGGGGATTTTGTAACCGTGATTGGGAGCAATGGTGCAGGAAAGAGTACATTGCTCAATTCTATTGCGGGAAATATTGATGTCGACAGCGGAAGAATTTATAACAATGGTCGTGACATCACCTATGAAAAGGAATATAAGAGGGCAAGATACATTGGAAGATTGTATCAGGATCCATTAAAGGGAACAGCACCTCATATGACAATTGAGGAAAATTTGGGATTGGCATTTAGTCGAGGAAAGCGAATGCGTTTGGGTTTTGGGGTGAGAAAATCCGATAGAGTCTACTTTAAAGAAGTTTGTAAAAAACTTGGACTTGGACTAGAGACAAGATTGACTAGTGAAGTGGGATTACTATCTGGTGGACAGCGTCAGGCCCTTACCCTTTTAATGGCAACGCTTGAAACCCCTGAGTTATTGCTTCTTGATGAGCATACGGCAGCCCTTGATCCAAAGACCAGCCATCAAATTATGGAAATTACAAGAGAGATTGTGGAGAAAAATCACATTACGACCTTGATGATTACCCACAATATTCCCAATGCACTTGAATATGGCAATAAGACATTGGTGATGAACAAGGGAAGTATCTTGACCATTCTTTCAGGAGAAGAGAGAAAGAAGATGGGAGTGCAGGATATTATGAATTTGTATTCGACAACAGAAGAAGGACTGTCGGACCGAATGATATTATCGTAA
- a CDS encoding ABC transporter substrate-binding protein, which produces MRRGLKTVIGAVAMMALLAGCVPSAKQETTSAGSSAAQTQTASKDMKKIGVVQLMEHTSLNIINDAMMKELKELGYEDGVNCKIDYKNAQGDMSNITSIMQNFAGNKQDVLVTIATPVAQGAMELAKTTPVVFSAVTDPIGAGVLTNMDAPDKGMTGTSDAVQIDKIMELAMKISPQAKKFGYIYNPGEDNSVHNLKLLEDFAKKNGLTIETASISTSAELQTAASTLFPKVDAIFVANDNTVASAMPVLAQESVKAKKPVYVGADSMVMDGGFATVGIDYEDLGKETAKMVDEVLKGKNVKDIPVKVFKDDLFTYVNADTAKALGITIPDEIKNSPKYKELTTKKQQ; this is translated from the coding sequence ATGAGAAGAGGATTAAAAACAGTAATTGGTGCGGTGGCTATGATGGCTCTTTTGGCTGGATGTGTGCCATCAGCAAAGCAGGAGACAACTTCAGCAGGATCAAGTGCAGCACAGACTCAAACAGCAAGTAAGGATATGAAAAAAATTGGTGTTGTGCAATTGATGGAGCACACATCATTAAATATTATCAATGATGCCATGATGAAGGAACTAAAAGAGCTTGGTTATGAGGACGGTGTCAATTGTAAGATTGATTACAAGAATGCACAGGGCGACATGAGCAATATTACAAGTATTATGCAAAATTTTGCAGGAAATAAGCAGGATGTGTTAGTTACTATTGCGACACCAGTAGCTCAGGGGGCTATGGAACTTGCAAAGACAACACCGGTTGTATTTTCAGCGGTGACGGATCCGATTGGAGCAGGGGTACTCACAAATATGGATGCACCGGATAAGGGAATGACAGGTACTTCCGATGCTGTACAAATTGACAAGATTATGGAACTTGCGATGAAGATTTCACCACAGGCAAAGAAGTTTGGTTATATCTATAATCCAGGTGAGGATAATTCTGTACATAATTTAAAGTTACTTGAGGATTTTGCAAAGAAAAATGGTTTGACGATTGAAACAGCAAGCATTTCGACCAGTGCAGAACTTCAGACGGCAGCATCAACACTATTTCCTAAGGTAGATGCTATTTTTGTGGCCAATGACAACACCGTAGCTTCTGCAATGCCGGTACTTGCACAAGAATCAGTAAAGGCAAAAAAACCAGTGTATGTGGGTGCAGATTCGATGGTAATGGACGGTGGATTTGCTACTGTAGGTATTGACTATGAAGATCTTGGAAAAGAAACGGCCAAGATGGTTGATGAGGTGCTAAAAGGAAAGAATGTCAAGGACATTCCTGTAAAGGTATTTAAGGATGACTTGTTCACTTATGTCAATGCAGATACGGCAAAAGCTTTAGGCATCACTATTCCAGATGAAATTAAGAATAGTCCAAAGTATAAGGAACTGACAACAAAGAAACAGCAATAA
- a CDS encoding vitamin B12 dependent methionine synthase, activation domain protein, with protein sequence MEVRLREEDKSEILRYLEYHGQQMEDHLSEQIDRCMEMISDAAQPRYVVKEVEFPELGVFPPEYAYLTGEDIHRHLAGCKGAVFMAATLGAEVENTIRRAQIKNVSDAVIMDSCASTLIEILCDNVDAMMREKHKGEYLTTRYSPGYGDLPITVQKQFLTMLNTSRTIGLTVSESGIMIPRKSVSAIIGISDHLPAKGLSGCGHCNMKKACRFLRRGVRCGK encoded by the coding sequence ATGGAAGTAAGATTGCGCGAAGAAGACAAATCGGAGATTTTGCGCTATTTGGAATATCATGGTCAGCAGATGGAGGATCATCTAAGTGAACAAATTGATCGCTGTATGGAGATGATTTCTGATGCAGCACAACCAAGGTATGTTGTAAAGGAAGTAGAATTTCCTGAGCTTGGTGTTTTTCCACCAGAATATGCCTACCTGACAGGGGAAGATATTCATCGACATCTTGCAGGGTGTAAGGGGGCAGTCTTTATGGCAGCCACTCTTGGGGCAGAGGTGGAGAATACGATCCGAAGGGCACAGATTAAAAATGTTTCCGACGCAGTCATTATGGATTCATGTGCGAGCACCTTGATCGAAATTTTGTGTGACAATGTGGATGCAATGATGAGAGAAAAACACAAGGGGGAATATTTGACCACAAGATATTCACCAGGATATGGAGACTTGCCGATTACAGTACAAAAACAATTTTTAACAATGCTCAATACAAGTAGGACGATTGGACTTACTGTGAGTGAGAGTGGAATTATGATTCCAAGAAAGTCCGTTTCTGCGATTATTGGAATTTCTGATCATCTACCAGCAAAGGGATTGTCAGGATGTGGTCATTGTAATATGAAAAAGGCTTGTCGCTTTTTGAGGAGAGGAGTACGATGTGGAAAATAA
- a CDS encoding glucose-6-phosphate isomerase, translated as MSNNIRFDYTKAEKFLSQREMESMKFAVMNAKDRLLSGQGEGSDFQGWIDLPVNYDKDEFERIKAAAKKIQSDSDVLIVIGIGGSYLGARAAIEYLRHGFYNEMEKDDRKTPQIYYVGNSMSSNYLQDVIDVMGDKDFSINVISKSGTTTESAIAFRIFRKLLVQKYGEAEAAKRIYSTTDKARGALKTMSDEKGYECFVIPDDVGGRFSVLTAVGLLPIAVSGADIDQLMEGAAKGRELAMNTAYEENASLLYAAARNVFYRKGKNIEILANYEPSMHYIAEWWKQLFGESEGKDQRGIFPASVDLTTDLHSMGQYIQDGLSMKFETVLNIEKSRTTIVLEAEENDLDGLNYIANKELDYVNKCAMQGTIAAHTEGGVPNLMVHIPEQNEFYLGELFYFFEFAVAISGYLNNINPFDQPGVEFYKKNMFKLLGKPGYEK; from the coding sequence ATGTCAAATAATATTCGATTTGATTACACAAAGGCAGAAAAGTTTCTGTCACAAAGAGAAATGGAGAGCATGAAATTTGCAGTAATGAATGCAAAGGACAGATTACTCTCTGGACAAGGCGAGGGAAGTGACTTTCAGGGATGGATTGACCTTCCAGTTAACTATGACAAGGACGAGTTTGAAAGGATTAAGGCAGCAGCTAAAAAGATTCAGTCAGATTCCGATGTTTTGATTGTCATTGGTATTGGTGGATCCTATCTCGGAGCAAGAGCAGCCATTGAGTATCTTCGCCATGGATTTTACAATGAGATGGAGAAGGACGACAGAAAGACACCACAGATTTACTATGTAGGCAATAGCATGAGCAGCAATTACCTTCAGGATGTGATCGATGTAATGGGAGATAAGGATTTTTCTATTAATGTCATTTCAAAATCAGGAACAACCACAGAGTCTGCGATTGCATTCCGCATTTTTAGAAAGCTCTTAGTACAGAAGTATGGCGAGGCAGAGGCTGCAAAGAGAATCTATTCTACAACAGATAAGGCAAGGGGAGCACTAAAGACGATGTCCGATGAAAAAGGATATGAGTGCTTTGTGATTCCAGATGATGTTGGTGGAAGATTTTCCGTACTCACCGCTGTGGGCTTGTTGCCAATTGCGGTCAGTGGTGCAGACATTGATCAGTTGATGGAAGGTGCTGCAAAGGGAAGAGAGCTTGCAATGAACACTGCATATGAGGAGAATGCTTCTTTGTTGTATGCAGCAGCAAGAAATGTTTTCTACAGAAAGGGCAAAAATATTGAGATTTTGGCAAATTATGAGCCAAGTATGCACTATATTGCCGAGTGGTGGAAACAGCTCTTTGGCGAGAGTGAGGGTAAGGATCAAAGAGGTATCTTCCCAGCATCTGTAGATTTAACTACAGATCTACATTCTATGGGTCAATATATTCAGGATGGATTGAGCATGAAGTTTGAGACTGTACTGAATATTGAAAAGTCAAGAACAACCATTGTGCTTGAGGCAGAGGAGAACGACTTAGATGGTCTCAACTACATTGCGAACAAGGAGCTTGACTATGTCAATAAGTGTGCAATGCAGGGAACAATAGCTGCACATACAGAAGGCGGAGTGCCAAACTTGATGGTACATATTCCAGAGCAAAATGAGTTCTATCTCGGTGAGCTGTTCTACTTCTTTGAGTTTGCAGTGGCAATCAGTGGATATTTGAATAATATCAATCCATTTGATCAGCCAGGTGTAGAGTTCTACAAGAAGAATATGTTTAAATTACTTGGCAAACCTGGATACGAGAAATAG
- a CDS encoding 6-phosphofructokinase, with product MKTLLVGQSGGPTSAINATLSGVIEQAAKAGLRVLGARNGIEGVFKENFIDLTQKAKDEEFVSLLSKTPASALGSCRYKLNSKNIEEFEKIVEVFHRNDIAYFVYIGGNDSMDTVYQLDKYLREHHIEDIKVIGAPKTIDNDLCGIDHCPGFGSSAKYIATIFAELERELIVYDLESVLIIELMGRNAGWLAASAVLAQNQSGQVPYLIYLEESDFSLEKFELDLRQALAKNKQVIVSISEGLHDESGEYLFNLGKNEGRLDAFGHAQAGGAGKILEEYVRSQIGCKVRSIEVNLLQRCAAHILSATDIEESKKLGEHATKLVLEGMSGKMSSLQRVPGKEYKVEYTVTDICEVANREKKVPREWMNAAHNGVTQEMVDYLLPLVQGEIFCEYENGLPKYIVL from the coding sequence ATGAAAACTTTATTGGTAGGACAGTCAGGTGGACCAACAAGTGCAATTAATGCAACACTATCGGGAGTCATTGAGCAGGCTGCCAAGGCAGGCCTTCGAGTACTGGGAGCAAGAAATGGCATTGAGGGTGTATTTAAGGAGAATTTTATTGATTTGACACAGAAGGCCAAGGATGAGGAGTTTGTTTCTCTTCTTTCAAAGACACCAGCAAGTGCACTGGGTTCTTGTCGGTATAAGTTGAATTCTAAAAATATAGAGGAATTTGAAAAGATTGTCGAAGTATTTCATCGAAATGATATTGCATATTTTGTCTATATTGGTGGAAATGATTCGATGGATACGGTATATCAGCTGGATAAGTATTTGAGGGAACATCACATTGAAGACATTAAGGTCATTGGTGCACCAAAGACCATTGACAATGATTTGTGTGGAATTGACCATTGTCCAGGTTTTGGCTCGTCAGCAAAGTATATTGCGACTATTTTTGCAGAGCTAGAGCGAGAGTTGATTGTCTATGATTTAGAATCGGTGCTGATTATTGAATTGATGGGAAGAAATGCAGGTTGGTTGGCAGCCAGTGCGGTATTGGCACAAAATCAGAGCGGACAGGTGCCGTATTTGATTTACCTTGAAGAAAGTGATTTTTCACTTGAAAAATTTGAACTTGATCTTCGCCAGGCCTTGGCAAAGAATAAACAGGTCATTGTTTCTATCAGTGAAGGTTTGCACGATGAGAGCGGAGAATATTTATTTAATCTTGGAAAAAACGAAGGAAGATTGGATGCCTTTGGTCATGCACAAGCGGGAGGTGCAGGAAAAATATTAGAGGAATATGTGCGAAGTCAGATTGGTTGCAAAGTTCGTTCGATTGAGGTCAATTTATTGCAAAGATGTGCGGCACATATTTTGAGTGCTACCGATATTGAAGAATCAAAAAAGCTTGGTGAGCATGCAACAAAACTTGTTCTTGAAGGTATGAGTGGAAAGATGTCTTCTTTACAGAGGGTTCCAGGTAAGGAATATAAAGTCGAGTACACAGTGACAGACATTTGCGAGGTGGCCAATCGGGAAAAGAAAGTGCCAAGGGAGTGGATGAATGCCGCACACAATGGTGTAACTCAGGAGATGGTTGACTATTTACTTCCACTGGTTCAGGGAGAAATATTTTGTGAATATGAAAATGGTCTTCCTAAATATATTGTATTGTAG